The Manihot esculenta cultivar AM560-2 chromosome 1, M.esculenta_v8, whole genome shotgun sequence genome has a window encoding:
- the LOC110611544 gene encoding protein NETWORKED 1D, with protein MAAVSHGDSKRKYSWWWDSHISPKNSKWLQENLTDMDLKVKQMIKLIEEDADSFARRAEMYYKKRPELMKLVEEFYRAYRALAERYDHATGALRQAQRTMAEAFPNQVPFILTDDSPAGSADGEPRTPDMPPIRALFDPDELKNDALGISPSYSHALKRLGAFTEESDSVPVRKSLKQFNDLLGTGEARARKGLSFHDAEENDHGVQDNDKNDIKSRVPSDSQRVGKAELEIATLKDTLAKLEAEKEAGLLQYQQSLQRLSNLESEVSRAKEDSKGLNERASKAEAEVQTLKEALTKLEAEREASLLQYQQCLDKITNLENIISHTQKDAGELNERASKAEVVVQSLEQELANLEAEKEEFLYQYKECLEKISDLEGKLLHAEDDARKCYERADKAEREIETLKEMLAKLTDENEAAATQYQKCLDTISSLEQKLAFAQEEAQRLKSEVDDGVVKLKGAEEKCLLLERSNNTMHSELEYLAQEMSAQSEELTEKQKELGRLWTCIQEERLRFVEAETAFQTLQHVHSQSQEELRSMAAELQNRARILQDLEARNQSLQHEVEQVKVENKGLSEVNLSSNLTIQDLQEEISNLRQTIGRLEAEVELRLDQRNALQQEIYCLKEELNDINKKNQAIMDQVDSVGLSPECLGSSVKSLQDENIKLKEVCVRETDQNVALLQKLEIMEKLAERNALLENSLSELNVELEGVREKVRVLEESCQSLLEEKSTLVSEKVTLVSQLQVATDNVEKLTEKTNFLENSLFDANAEVEGLRIKSKSLQDLCMLLDNEKSDLATVKGNLMSQLNITQKRLEDLEKNYRDLEEKCSTLEEERESTLHEIEELYVRLNAQKQEHASLAQLSESQLAGMATQVRMLQEEGQCIKKEHEEELDKAFYAQTEIFILQKCMQDLEEHNSSLSIERQKLLEESKLSEKLISELKHENLEQEVEVKSLYDKIEVLRVGLYRVLKTLGLDGKQGCEDKAEQDQMLLNYALDKLLETQRFLLEMQDENQQLGIENTILVTLLGELQWELANLTAAKNTLDQELASRSEQFLVLHGESQKLADVNEELSLKIIEGEHKEETLKAQLKTMHGQLLDLQGDCQNLQKENCKLVDEQRLLMKSLSDLGEEKCNLEDENFTIFAETLSLSTISLIFKDIISEKHSEIKELSENLDKLHVVNNGLDEKVKIMEGKLLELSIIKDEKRELYKMVEDLKCKRDEVELIRADQEKQIIKLSGDCDEQSKEIECIQKANWEMKAELGKLNGELLETKVREEILNRELQKGRNEAEWWESQAVALFGELQISAVQQALFEGKVHELIELCENLEGRNCLKAEEIDQMKERVSTLEHENEELKSQMTSYVPAFISLTDCIASLENHTLSHPTLHEHKEAKDTPFVVHAESCQRICDDQTAMGQGGLLEVEGLRMRIIAIQEAVEERERFVILEKSEAYSKLAEAIRQIEELKSRSSLHEEAVVSSKKGNQNPEDKGLGSAAYYNLRLQKPTHETSEEGSEVMTKDIMLDQISESSSYGISRRDTPEADAPMLEIWQTTEQDAAIDLTVGKAQKQTAASTEKKGKKELTSMESMVEKDVSVDKLEISKRLSGSRQDVNERKILERLDSDAQKLTNLQITVQDLKRKVEITEKNKKGKGNEYDSVKEQLEESEEAITKMFEVNLQLMKSIEDEQLSIDEKSALASDENGSARKRRISEQARRGSEKIGRLQLEVQKLQFLLLKLDEENKSGGKTKIIESKTRVLLRDYLYGGTRTSQKKKKRHFCACVQPPTEGD; from the exons ATGGCAGCTGTGTCGCACGGAGATTCTAAACGCAAGTATTCCTGGTGGTGGGACAGCCACATAAGCCCCAAAAACTCAAAATGGCTTCAGGAAAATCTTACAG ATATGGATTTAAAAGTAAAACAAATGATTAAGCTTATAGAAGAGGATGCAGATTCTTTTGCAAGGAGGGCAGAGATGTATTATAAGAAACGCCCAGAGCTTATGAAATTGGTTGAAGAATTTTACAGAGCATATCGTGCCTTGGCTGAAAGATATGATCATGCGACTGGAGCGCTCCGTCAGGCACAGCGAACAATGGCAGAAGCATTTCCCAACCAAGTCCCTTTCATATTGACTGATGATTCACCTGcaggttctgctgatggtgagCCCCGTACACCAGACATGCCACCAATACGTGCACTTTTTGATCCTGACGAATTGAAAAATGACGCTTTGGGAATCTCTCCATCTTACTCCCATGCTTTAAAGAGGCTCGGAGCTTTTACTGAAGAATCTGATTCTGTTCCTGTCAGAAAGAGTTTGAAACAGTTCAATGATTTGTTGGGGACCGGAGAAGCAAGGGCAAGAAAAGGCCTTAGTTTTCACGATGCTGAAGAGAACGATCATGGTGTGCAAGACAATGACAAAAATGATATCAAGTCTCGAGTTCCATCTGATTCTCAGCGAGTGGGTAAAGCTGAGCTGGAAATTGCAACCCTAAAGGACACTCTTGCTAAATTAGAAGCTGAAAAGGAGGCTGGCCTGCTCCAGTACCAACAGAGTTTGCAGCGATTGTCTAATCTGGAGTCAGAAGTCTCTCGCGCAAAAGAGGATTCCAAAGGGCTTAATGAACGAGCCAGCAAAGCTGAAGCTGAAGTACAAACTTTGAAGGAAGCCCTCACTAAACTAGAGGCTGAAAGGGAAGCTAGTTTGCTTCAATACCAGCAGTGCTTGGACAAAATAACTAATCTGGAGAACATAATCTCCCACACCCAGAAGGATGCAGGGGAACTCAATGAGCGTGCTAGTAAAGCTGAAGTTGTGGTTCAGTCACTTGAGCAGGAACTGGCTAACTTAGAAGCTGAAAAAGAAGAATTTCTTTATCAGTACAAAGAGTGTCTGGAGAAGATATCTGATCTGGAGGGCAAATTATTGCATGCTGAGGACGATGCCAGGAAGTGTTATGAACGTGCTGATAAAGCTGAAAGGGAAATTGAAACCTTGAAGGAAATGCTAGCCAAGCTGACTGACGAGAATGAAGCTGCTGCTACACAGTACCAGAAGTGCTTGGATACGATTTCAAGCTTGGAGCAGAAACTTGCTTTTGCCCAGGAGGAGGCCCAAAGGCTTAAATCTGAGGTAGATGATGGGGTTGTGAAGTTGAAGGGTGCTGAAGAAAAGTGTCTTCTGTTGGAGAGATCAAATAATACTATGCACTCTGAATTGGAGTATTTGGCACAGGAAATGTCTGCTCAAAGTGAAGAACTTACGGAGAAGCAGAAGGAGTTGGGGAGACTGTGGACTTGCATACAGGAAGAGCGCTTGCGATTTGTGGAGGCTGAAACTGCTTTTCAGACTTTGCAGCATGTGCACTCTCAATCTCAGGAAGAACTGAGATCTATGGCTGCAGAGCTTCAGAATAGGGCTCGGATTTTGCAGGACCTAGAAGCTCGTAATCAGAGTTTGCAGCATGAAGTTGAGCAGGTCAAGGTAGAGAACAAAGGCCTAAGTGAAGTCAACTTATCTTCAAATTTGACGATACAAGATTTGCAAGAGGAGATTTCAAACTTGAGGCAGACAATAGGAAGGCTTGAAGCAGAGGTAGAACTTCGACTGGACCAAAGAAATGCTCTTCAGCAAGAAATTTACTGTCTGAAGGAGGAACTAAATGACATAAATAAGAAAAACCAGGCTATCATGGACCAGGTGGATTCAGTTGGCTTGAGTCCAGAGTGCCTTGGGTCATCTGTGAAGAGTTTGCAGGATGAGAACATAAAGTTGAAAGAGGTTTGTGTGAGAGAGACAGACCAAAATGTAGCTCTTTTGCAAAAGCTGGAGATCATGGAGAAACTTGCAGAGAGAAATGCTCTTTTAGAGAATTCATTATCAGAGTTGAATGTCGAGCTGGAAGGGGTGAGAGAGAAGGTGCGGGTATTAGAAGAATCCTGTCAATCTCTCTTAGAAGAGAAATCCACTCTTGTTTCTGAGAAAGTCACTTTAGTTTCCCAGCTACAGGTTGCAACTGATAACGTTGAGAAACTTACGGAGAAGACCAACTTTCTGGAGAATTCCCTTTTTGATGCAAATGCGGAAGTTGAGGGGTTGAGGATAAAATCAAAGAGCCTACAAGATTTATGTATGTTGCTCGACAATGAGAAGTCTGATTTAGCTACTGTGAAAGGAAATTTAATGTCTCAGTTGAACATAACTCAGAAAAGACTGGAAGATCTGGAGAAAAATTATAGGGACTTGGAAGAGAAATGCTCCACTTTGGAGGAAGAGAGAGAATCCACACTTCATGAAATAGAAGAATTATACGTTCGCTTAAATGCCCAAAAGCAAGAACATGCTAGTCTTGCCCAGTTGAGTGAGTCCCAATTGGCTGGTATGGCAACGCAGGTCCGTATGCTACAAGAAGAAGGCCAGTGCataaagaaagaacatgaaGAAGAACTCGACAAAGCCTTTTATGCTCAGACagagattttcattttgcagaaATGCATGCAAGATCTGGAAGAACATAATTCTTCCCTTTCCATTGAGCGTCAAAAACTCCTGGAGGAATCTAAACTGTCAGAGAAACTGATTTCTGAACTGAAGCATGAAAATCTAGAACAAGAAGTGGAAGTGAAATCTTTGTATGATAAAATTGAAGTGCTAAGGGTTGGTCTTTATAGGGTGCTGAAGACTCTTGGACTGGATGGGAAACAAGGGTGTGAAGACAAGGCTGAGCAAGATCAAATGCTTCTGAATTATGCTCTTGACAAGCTTCTAGAAACGCAAAGATTTCTCTTGGAGATGCAAGATGAAAATCAACAATTGGGCATTGAGAATACTATTCTGGTTACTCTGCTTGGGGAGCTGCAATGGGAGTTGGCAAATCTTACGGCAGCTAAAAACACCCTTGATCAGGAGTTGGCAAGCAGGTCTGAGCAGTTCTTGGTTTTGCATGGTGAGAGCCAAAAACTTGCAGATGTTAACGAAGAATTGAGTTTGAAGATAATAGAGGGagaacacaaggaggaaactttGAAGGCTCAGCTAAAGACTATGCATGGACAGCTCTTAGATTTGCAAGGAGATTGCCAGAATTTGCAAAAAGAGAACTGCAAGCTGGTTGATGAGCAAAGATTGCTAATGAAATCACTCTCAGACTTGGGAGAAGAGAAATGCAATTTAGAAGATGAGAATTTTACCATTTTTGCTGAAACACTATCATTAAGTACCATTTCTCTGATTTTCAAGGATATCATCTCTGAAAAACATTCAGAAATAAAGGAACTTAGTGAAAATCTGGATAAACTTCATGTTGTCAATAATGGCCTTGATGAGAAGGTGAAGATAATGGAGGGGAAGTTATTAGAGCTTAGTATCATAAAGGATGAGAAAAGAGAGTTGTATAAAATGGTGGAGGACCTAAAGTGCAAGCGTGATGAGGTTGAGTTGATACGAGCAGATCAAGAAAAGCAGATCATCAAACTATCTGGGGATTGTGATGAACAAAGTAAGGAGATAGAATGCATTCAGAAAGCAAATTGGGAAATGAAGGCTGAACTGGGGAAATTGAATGGAGAACTTTTAGAAACTAAGGTCAGGGAGGAAATATTGAATCGTGAACTGCAAAAAGGAAGAAATGAAGCTGAATGGTGGGAGTCTCAGGCCGTTGCACTTTTTGGCGAACTGCAGATATCTGCTGTCCAACAAGCACTTTTTGAAGGAAAGGTTCATGAGCTCATTGAATTATGTGAGAACCTTGAAGGCAGAAATTGTTTGAAAGCTGAGGAGATTGACCAGATGAAAGAAAGGGTCAGCACCTTGGAACATGAGAATGAAGAACTGAAGTCTCAGATGACTTCATATGTCCCAGCTTTCATTTCTTTGACGGATTGTATAGCCTCTCTGGAAAATCATACACTCTCACATCCAACATTGCATGAACACAAGGAAGCGaag GATACCCCATTTGTGGTGCATGCTGAAAGCTGTCAACGGATTTGTGATGACCAAACTGCCATGGGACAAGGAGGACTTTTGGAAGTGGAGGGTTTGCGAATGAGGATTATAGCTATTCAAGAAGCTGTAGAAGAAAGGGAGAGGTTTGTTATTCTGGAAAAATCCGAGGCTTATTCCAAACTTGCGGAAGCAATTAGACAGATTGAAGAGTTGAAATCCAGAAGCAGCTTACATGAAGAAGCTGTTGTTTCAAGCAAGAAAGGGAATCAGAATCCAGAGGACAAAGGACTGGGATCTGCGGCTTATTATAATCTCAGGCTTCAGAAGCCAACACATGAAACCTCTGAAGAGGGCAGTGAGGTGATGACGAAAGACATAATGCTTGATCAGATATCTGAGTCTTCATCGTACGGGATCAGTAGAAGGGATACTCCAGAAGCTGATGCTCCGATGCTTGAAATATGGCAAACTACAGAACAGGATGCCGCTATTGACCTCACTGTTGGAAAGGCTCAGAAGCAGACCGCTGCATCGACTGAGAAGAAGGGCAAGAAGGAGCTTACTTCTATGGAATCAATGGTTGAGAAGGATGTTAGTGTGGACAAGTTAGAGATCTCAAAGAGATTGTCAGGGTCTCGTCAAGATGTGAATGAGAGGAAAATTCTAGAAAGACTTGATTCTGATGCTCAAAAGTTAACTAATCTTCAAATAACTGTGCAAGACTTGAAGAGGAAGGTAGAGATCACAGAAAAGAACAAGAAGGGAAAAGGAAATGAATATGATAGCGTGAAAGAGCAGTTGGAAGAATCTGAGGAGGCCATCACAAAGATGTTTGAAGTGAATCTTCAATTAATGAAGAGCATTGAAGATGAGCAATTGTCCATTGATGAGAAATCTGCATTAGCATCGGATGAGAATGGAAGTGCCAGAAAGAGAAGGATTTCGGAACAGGCAAGAAGAGGGTCTGAAAAAATTGGGCGGTTGCAATTGGAGGTTCAGAAACTGCAATTTCTTTTGCTGAAACTTGATGAGGAAAACAAAAGCGGGGGAAAAACCAAAATCATAGAAAGTAAAACAAGAGTTCTACTGCGAGATTATTTGTATGGCGGGACAAGAACAAgccagaagaaaaagaaaaggcatTTCTGCGCATGCGTGCAACCTCCCACTGAAGGGGATTGA
- the LOC110611522 gene encoding serine/threonine-protein kinase Nek2 isoform X1 codes for MEQYEILEQIGKGSFGSALLVRHRHEKKKYVMKKIRLARQTERARRSAHQEMELVSKVRNPFIVEYKDSWVEKGCYVCIIIGYCEGGDMAEAIKKANGVHFLEEKLCKWLVQLLMALDYLHANHILHRDVKCSNIFLTRDQDIRLGDFGLAKMLTSDDFASSVVGTPSYMCPELLADIPYGSKSDIWSLGCCIFEMAAHKPAFKAFDMQALINKINKSIVAPLPTMYSGAFRGLIKSMLRKNPEFRPSLVDSPVGMDACLMLTILCQAAELLSHPHLQPHVLKIHLKLNSPRRNSFPVHWSESNFIKKTRFTEPEAVSIFPNREKRRSFSNDRTLNPSISETEDSPDSSQTAEQFPSYLTQQFKEISFSVVHEEIEINKEVATKFSMAAKTPRMTPSKVSATPKRQTIPSKMPQTGSKRDSLPVSCTPASKFSHLTRRASLPFPTRASNLATPYRANTGLLPIVDSPDVSVNAPRIDKIAEFPLASSDDPFIPIHGTSSTSAQCSSSSPDSADCSITKDKCTVQVLDRAVTKIHLTDTSHEVEQTGIEWLEHNPTTAVSSRSSSESRQRRFDTSSYQQRAEALEGLLEFSARLLQQKRFEELGVLLKPFGPEKVSPRETAIWLAKSFKETAV; via the exons ATGGAGCAGTATGAAATTCTAGAGCAGATAGGCAAAGGTTCCTTTGGTTCAGCTCTTCTTGTGAGGCATAGACATGAAAAAAAGAA ATATGTCATGAAAAAAATCCGTTTGGCTCGTCAGACTGAGAGAGCTCGCAGGTCTGCCCACCAGGAG ATggaacttgtttcaaaagtaaGAAATCCATTCATTGTGGAGTACAAGGATTCATGGGTAGAAAAG GGATGCTATGTGTGCATTATCATAGGGTACTGTGAAGGTGGAGACAT GGCAGAAGCTATAAAAAAGGCTAATGGTGTTCATTTTCTTGAGGAG AAACTTTGCAAGTGGCTTGTTCAACTACTAATGGCACTAGATTACTTGCATGCCAACCATATACTTCATCGTGATGTCAAA TgttcaaatatatttttgacAAGAGATCAAGACATACGCCTAG GTGATTTTGGTCTTGCTAAGATGTTGACTTCTGATGACTTTGCTTCTTCA GTTGTGGGAACTCCCAGTTACATGTGCCCTGAGCTTCTTGCTGATATACCTTATGGTTCCAAGTCAGATATTTGGTCTTTGG GATGCTGCATATTTGAAATGGCTGCTCACAAACCAGCATTTAAAGCTTTT GATATGCAAGCACTGATTAACAAAATAAACAAGTCTATAGTGGCTCCTCTTCCTACCATGTACTCTGGAGCATT CCGAGGGCTTATCAAAAGCATGCTGCGGAAGAATCCAGAATTTAGACCAAGT CTTGTGGACAGTCCAGTTGGAATGGATGCCTGCTTGATGTTAACTATTCTGTGCCAGGCTGCGGAGTTGCTCAGTCATCCACATCTTCAACCTCATGTTCTCAAGATTCATCTAAAGTTGAATAGTCCCAGGCGGAATAGTTTCCCTGTCCATTGGTCAGAATCTAATTTTATAAAGAAAACTAGATTCACAGAGCCAGAAGCTGTCTCCATTTTTCCCAACAGAGAGAAAAGACGATCGTTCAGCAATGACCGGACCTTGAATCCTAGTATCTCTGAAACTGAAGACTCCCCAGATTCTTCACAAACAGCAGAACAATTCCCAAGTTACTTAACTCAGCAGTTCAAAGAAATATCTTTTAGTGTTGTCCATGAAgagattgaaataaataaagaagTTGCCACAAAATTTTCAATGGCTGCCAAAACCCCAAGAATGACACCATCTAAAGTTTCTGCGACTCCAAAGAGACAGACAATTCCATCAAAGATGCCCCAAACTGGCTCAAAGCGTGATTCG CTTCCAGTTTCATGTACTCCAGCAAGCAAATTTTCTCATCTTACACGCAGAGCATCTCTGCCATTCCCCACAAGAGCTTCCAACTTGGCTACCCCTTATAGGGCTAACACTGGCCTTCTTCCTATTGTGGATTCACCTGATGTTTCTGTCAATGCTCCGAGAATTGACAAGATTGCCGAATTCCCATTGGCTTCTTCTGACGATCCTTTCATTCCCATCCATGGAACATCATCGACTTCAGCACAGTGTTCTTCTTCATCTCCAGATAGTGCTGACTGCTCGATCACAAAAGACAAGTGTACTGTCCAGGTTTTGGACAGAGCTGTTACCAAGATTCATTTAACTGATACCAGTCATGAAGTTGAACAAACTGGAATTGAATGGTTGGAGCATAATCCAACAACTGCTGTTTCAAGCCGATCCTCTTCAGAGTCCCGACAGCGCAGGTTTGACACCTCGTCATACCAACAGCGTGCAGAAGCATTAGAAGGATTGCTTGAGTTTAGTGCACGGCTGTTGCAACAGAAACGGTTTGAAGAGCTTGGAGTGCTGTTGAAGCCATTTGGCCCAGAGAAGGTTTCTCCTAGAGAAACTGCCATTTGGTTGGCAAAGAGCTTCAAAGAGACTGCAGTCTAG
- the LOC110611522 gene encoding serine/threonine-protein kinase Nek2 isoform X2, which translates to MEQYEILEQIGKGSFGSALLVRHRHEKKKYVMKKIRLARQTERARRSAHQEMELVSKVRNPFIVEYKDSWVEKGCYVCIIIGYCEGGDMAEAIKKANGVHFLEEKLCKWLVQLLMALDYLHANHILHRDVKCSNIFLTRDQDIRLGDFGLAKMLTSDDFASSVVGTPSYMCPELLADIPYGSKSDIWSLGCCIFEMAAHKPAFKAFDMQALINKINKSIVAPLPTMYSGAFRGLIKSMLRKNPEFRPSAAELLSHPHLQPHVLKIHLKLNSPRRNSFPVHWSESNFIKKTRFTEPEAVSIFPNREKRRSFSNDRTLNPSISETEDSPDSSQTAEQFPSYLTQQFKEISFSVVHEEIEINKEVATKFSMAAKTPRMTPSKVSATPKRQTIPSKMPQTGSKRDSLPVSCTPASKFSHLTRRASLPFPTRASNLATPYRANTGLLPIVDSPDVSVNAPRIDKIAEFPLASSDDPFIPIHGTSSTSAQCSSSSPDSADCSITKDKCTVQVLDRAVTKIHLTDTSHEVEQTGIEWLEHNPTTAVSSRSSSESRQRRFDTSSYQQRAEALEGLLEFSARLLQQKRFEELGVLLKPFGPEKVSPRETAIWLAKSFKETAV; encoded by the exons ATGGAGCAGTATGAAATTCTAGAGCAGATAGGCAAAGGTTCCTTTGGTTCAGCTCTTCTTGTGAGGCATAGACATGAAAAAAAGAA ATATGTCATGAAAAAAATCCGTTTGGCTCGTCAGACTGAGAGAGCTCGCAGGTCTGCCCACCAGGAG ATggaacttgtttcaaaagtaaGAAATCCATTCATTGTGGAGTACAAGGATTCATGGGTAGAAAAG GGATGCTATGTGTGCATTATCATAGGGTACTGTGAAGGTGGAGACAT GGCAGAAGCTATAAAAAAGGCTAATGGTGTTCATTTTCTTGAGGAG AAACTTTGCAAGTGGCTTGTTCAACTACTAATGGCACTAGATTACTTGCATGCCAACCATATACTTCATCGTGATGTCAAA TgttcaaatatatttttgacAAGAGATCAAGACATACGCCTAG GTGATTTTGGTCTTGCTAAGATGTTGACTTCTGATGACTTTGCTTCTTCA GTTGTGGGAACTCCCAGTTACATGTGCCCTGAGCTTCTTGCTGATATACCTTATGGTTCCAAGTCAGATATTTGGTCTTTGG GATGCTGCATATTTGAAATGGCTGCTCACAAACCAGCATTTAAAGCTTTT GATATGCAAGCACTGATTAACAAAATAAACAAGTCTATAGTGGCTCCTCTTCCTACCATGTACTCTGGAGCATT CCGAGGGCTTATCAAAAGCATGCTGCGGAAGAATCCAGAATTTAGACCAAGT GCTGCGGAGTTGCTCAGTCATCCACATCTTCAACCTCATGTTCTCAAGATTCATCTAAAGTTGAATAGTCCCAGGCGGAATAGTTTCCCTGTCCATTGGTCAGAATCTAATTTTATAAAGAAAACTAGATTCACAGAGCCAGAAGCTGTCTCCATTTTTCCCAACAGAGAGAAAAGACGATCGTTCAGCAATGACCGGACCTTGAATCCTAGTATCTCTGAAACTGAAGACTCCCCAGATTCTTCACAAACAGCAGAACAATTCCCAAGTTACTTAACTCAGCAGTTCAAAGAAATATCTTTTAGTGTTGTCCATGAAgagattgaaataaataaagaagTTGCCACAAAATTTTCAATGGCTGCCAAAACCCCAAGAATGACACCATCTAAAGTTTCTGCGACTCCAAAGAGACAGACAATTCCATCAAAGATGCCCCAAACTGGCTCAAAGCGTGATTCG CTTCCAGTTTCATGTACTCCAGCAAGCAAATTTTCTCATCTTACACGCAGAGCATCTCTGCCATTCCCCACAAGAGCTTCCAACTTGGCTACCCCTTATAGGGCTAACACTGGCCTTCTTCCTATTGTGGATTCACCTGATGTTTCTGTCAATGCTCCGAGAATTGACAAGATTGCCGAATTCCCATTGGCTTCTTCTGACGATCCTTTCATTCCCATCCATGGAACATCATCGACTTCAGCACAGTGTTCTTCTTCATCTCCAGATAGTGCTGACTGCTCGATCACAAAAGACAAGTGTACTGTCCAGGTTTTGGACAGAGCTGTTACCAAGATTCATTTAACTGATACCAGTCATGAAGTTGAACAAACTGGAATTGAATGGTTGGAGCATAATCCAACAACTGCTGTTTCAAGCCGATCCTCTTCAGAGTCCCGACAGCGCAGGTTTGACACCTCGTCATACCAACAGCGTGCAGAAGCATTAGAAGGATTGCTTGAGTTTAGTGCACGGCTGTTGCAACAGAAACGGTTTGAAGAGCTTGGAGTGCTGTTGAAGCCATTTGGCCCAGAGAAGGTTTCTCCTAGAGAAACTGCCATTTGGTTGGCAAAGAGCTTCAAAGAGACTGCAGTCTAG